In Patescibacteria group bacterium, the sequence CCAACAACCCGACTTGTCTGGTTTTCTCCGGCGACAAATCGGCTTTGGCAATCAAGACTACCGGCGACACGAACAATTCCCTGACAATAACTAAATTATTATCCTTAATGCTCTGGCCGCTTTCCACGACGCCGATCCCGTAATCATAGCCGCAGTAAGCAACCAGGGCTTCGGTGCCGCCATAAGAAAATTCCTTTTGCGCTTTGGTGAAAATCAAATCGGCCGCGTACCGATATTCGGTTTTCACCTTGATCCGTTTTTCATCGATGAATTTTTTCTGTTTGCCGAATAGCGCCACTCTGGCCGGTGATTTGGACTTGCGCGCAAAAGGCAATTCAACCACGACGCGCAATTCTTTTTCCAAACCCGCCTCCACTACGCAATCCCAGCCGCAGATACCGATATCGAGCTCTCCGCTCTTAACTTGTCCCGGTATCTCCTGCGGCCGGAGAAAAATCAATTGGCGCAGAAACGGATTGGACTTTAATCTTACCTTAAACTTGCGGCCGAAAATTTTCCATAGAAATCCGACTTTCCCGAGCAGCTCCGCCGTTTTAACTTCCAAACTGCCGGTCGGCGCGCCCAGACTGCCCAGCTGGCTGGTCCTCTTCATCCGAACCTCCCTTGTTAATGTTAAAGAACAAAAAACTCCTTCCCGATTGGGAAGGAGTTATATTGAAGGAGGTAAAAAAATATTTTTACGCGCTTAAACACAGCTCTTTCCCAATCGAAAAAGAGTGGCCATGATGCATTGAATTGATTGTCAGTATTTCGCTTTTCATATTGTTAACACCATAATAGCACATTTGGAATGGGCTGTCAAACAAAAAATTTTAACCGATAAATCCAGCAACTAACTTCGACGATAGATCAGGATGATATTGAGTCCGAGGAGAATGATCAGCCCGAGCAAAACCACGGCCTGCACGGAAGCGATATCGCGCCATCCTTCGTTCAGGCCATTATACAAGATCCAAAGAATATAAATCATATCTCCGCCGATCACTAAATAGCGGACGGCTTTTAACGCAGTCATACTAGATCATCAAAAATTTATAACCAAGCCCGCCCGGCAGATCTACTGTTGCGGCGCGGGCGGTTCTTTCTTCTTGTCCAGCTTGTCCAAGCCGATCAATTTCACGCCGAAATAAACCACCAGGGCGATGACGATGAAATCGATGCAGACGCCGATCAGATCCCCGTAAAGGATCTTGGCCGAACCAAGATTGATCGCCGCCGCGTCCAGCCCCTTGGCCGAACCCAAGGCCAGGCCGATCAGCGGGTTAATGATATCACTGACCAGCGCCGTCACCACTTTGGAGATCGCGCCACCCAGGATGAAGCCGACCGCCAGGCCGACGACGCCTTGTTCGCGGATGAAATTTAAAAATCCTTTCATATATTTTTTACCTTAAATTAATGATCAGAAAAATCAGACCGCCCTTCAAAACGGCAGCCAGCCCTCGATCAATTTATCAATTTTGTCGAATTCGTCCTTACACTCCGAAGGCGGATTGCGAAATATTTTCGTGACGCCGTTAAGATTTATCTCGTAATCCCAGCCAGCGTCCATAATCAACCCCAGCGGGCAATCCTTTTCCATCAAACCGGCATCTTTAATCTTTTGCGCGACCAGATTGGCAAAATTTTCACCCAATTGCCTGTCGATTATCGGTTCTTCAGATCTTATACCGCGGGAACTGGTGCTGCTATAGATCAAAAACCCGGATTTCTCGATGAATTCTCCGCCGCGATATAAATACAATTCCGTATAACATCCGCCATCAGCGCCGTCGGGACGGCTGCAGAGCCCGTAACTTGATTTGGATGAGTATAGTAACTCATCGGCTGCCGTCACTGCCAATCTCCGGCCGGTTATCTTTTCGATCCATTTCCAAAAATCCGGGTTGAGCTGATGATAAAAGGGCTTGAACCCCGGCTCGGTAAGGTATAAAAATTGGTCAAAAAAATCATTGGCATTATTCTTTGCCGCATAAGTTTGATCGTTCGTCCAATAACTATTAGCCACCCGGCTCAACGATAGGTAGTAGTCGTCGATTTTGCTATCGATATCTGAAAGCGGAAGTTTCCCCGCTTCCGGCGCATAGCGATCGCTATACGAAATTGTCGTCGTGCCAGGCTTAAAGATTTGGCACGAACCGATTCCTTTCAGATCGAATTCGCCGGCAATGCCCGGCACTTGAACTTTCGGCTTGGCTACCGGAACTTGGTCGCCAAACGAAAGGCGATAAAAAAACATTTCATATTTTTGCGGGGTGGTAGTTGCCGCCGGAATGGCAAAGCCGGGAATTTCCCCGGTAGCGGCCATCCCGCAATTCGCCATCCTGAAATCATGCTGAGCGGTTTTAATTTCTCCTCCCTCCTTGGGCCAGACTGATACCGCGATCATCAAGCCGATGAACAAGATTACCACGATACCGACGATCCAAAGAATGATTTTTAATATTTTCTTGATCATAAAATTATCACTTATTAATTAAGGATAAGTAATGCTAAAATTTGATTCAATGGTGGTACCGACGCCGTCCGCGATCTGGCCGCTCTTATCGGCCGTAATCGTGTATCTTACTTTATTGTCATCGGCGGCAATGTCAAAAGGCTGATCAGACTGCAAAACTACCGCTCCGTCAGCGGTGGAAATTTTAAGACCATTGACGTCCCGGTCAGTTCTGTCCAGAACTATTTTTCCTTTTTCTTTATTCAAATAAATCACCCAGCCTTTAAGACAGGGATTAATGCCATTGTTTTCATAAGGATGGCAAACCTCGACCCTGATCTGATAAATATCCGCGCCCACGTCTTTAAAGCGCAAGGCGAATTTATCGCCGTTCTTAGGCATCGCCTTGGGTTCGAAGATCGACGGATCAGCCAGCTTGCCCGCAAAGGGAATGGCGATCATTTGCTCGGCAAAAGTTCCATCCTGAAATGCCACTTTCATCAAAACCTGGATCGGCGCCGAAGTGGCAGTAAGATTCATTACGCAACTATGCGGAAAGTAAAGATAGTCGCAGCCATTGCCGGCGTCGCGGGCGCTGCTGATCGGCGAGTCAGGAGAATCATAATCAAAGACCATTCTTTTTGGTTGCAAGCCGGCAATAAGATCCGAGGTGTAAATAGTTCCGGCCGGGTTAAGACAATTTTCTTGTTTTAATCCCAGATCCGGCCGTTCCAAATAGACGGAAAAATTCCGTTGCTCGGTCAAACCAAGATCGGGCCGCACCCCCGGCTTTTCTCCGACGGAGGCGAGTTTAACGACCATTTTGCTCGCGGGCAATTTATTAACATCATATTTCGGATCGCGGCCCCAGGGATCGACCAGCGCCGGTTCGGCATAGCAATAACTTGGCAGCGCGGGATTTTTAACAATCAAGGACGAAGACGGAGATGGGGTTGGTAAAATTATCGGCTTGGGAATCAGCCAGATCGCCGCCGCGATAATTGCGATTGCGATTACCAGGACAACAATTAAAACTATTTTAGATTTGTGGGCCATAAATTTTTTAAAATAATTATTTGCTTATATTATACCATATTTTTTTCATTTGTGCTATAATTTTGTCATATAAATTAACCTCCAAATTTTATGAAGAGTAAAATTTTAATGATTTTTGGCGCATTTTTAATCGCTGCCGCGATGATCATGAGCGGCTGTGCGGACAATGTCAGCGAACAAGCCGCAACCAGTACTCCCGCAGCTGCTTCAGTTCAAAAAACCCAGGCCCCAGCCAAAACTCCGGCGAAAACTACCGCTAAAACGGCAACTACTCCTGTTAAAACACCTACGACCCCGGTCACGACTCCCGCGACTCCGGCCGCGACTCCGGCCGGTGGCGCGCAAATAGTCTCGATTGCCAGCGCCGCCTTGATCCAAGGGGAAAAAAATTTGGAACAAACCCTTTGCGGTACTTTTCCCACTCAAGCCAGCCGCCTGCCGACCGATATGCTGACGCTGGGCGTCCTATCTCCGGGTAATCTTAACTCTAAAATCAGCGCTTTGGGCGATAAAATAACTTTTGACAGTACGGCCACGCAGCTGCTTACCGCCTACAAAAACGAAAATTATTTCCAATGTTTTTCCGGAACGATTTATAACGCCAGCAAAGAATGCTTATTGCCCTTTACCGCGAATTTTGCCGATGGAACGACCGAAAAAGGTCTTCTGAAAATGATCTTTACCGGAGCGATCGGCGCCTATGTGCCGCAAAATCCCGTACCGGTTAATACCGGCGGCGACTACGGCGTGCCGAAAAATCAATACAATGGCATGGACGTAATGCCGATGCTGACTCGCGCCAGCTGTGTTGTCACTTTCCAAAAATCTTGCCCGGCCAAGACCGGATCAGTTCTGTGCGGGCAATGCGATTACAGTTCAGCCGGCAGCGACGCGGCGCGCACTGCCAATCTGGGGCAATGCTTCTATTGCGCCAGCACACAAAAATGCACCTGGGGCGCGGGCGGACTCTGCTCAAGTTACAGCTGTGTCAATAAAACCACCGGCGGCACAACCGGTACGACTAAACAAACTGTTTATTTTACCAGCTGCTCCGGCTGCCAGAATTCCGGCTATCAAAAAACTTATAACTATAACGGCACTGATCGAAATCAATGCCGGACTACTTACCAAACTTGCCAGAAATGCGGCCCCACGGATACGAGAACGAACTGCCAATAGAACTATTTGCTAAACTTATAGCCTGAGCGATTTAACCATAGTCAATTATCCGCCAGTAAACAAAAAATACAGGCATCGGCCTGTATTTTAATTTTGATACTTCCCAATTAAGAATGCGCCTAGAACTCCGGATCGGAAAAATATAAAAATTGAGTAAAAAAAGTTGGAGTTTTTATAAGTCGGCGCCGGATCTTTCGATCTGCCGGGCAACCGGCAAAAAATTTTTAACCAAAAATAAAGCGTAACTTTCCGGAACATATTTTATGGGCACATGATACAGATCAACCCAGATATGGCTATAGATCGCGTAAAGGATCGCTTTTTTCAGGTAGGCGCTCTCTCTTCCGCTGAATTTTCTTTTGCGCTTATAGCCGCCGATGAATTTTTTCAAAAGACGCTTGTCCAATTTTTTCCCAGGGCAGCAATTCCACATGATGATCTTGCCCACATCGATCATCAGCGGCCCGAGATAAAAATTACCAAAATCGATTATGCCCGACAATTTATTCCCTTGAAAAAGTTCATTGCGGGAATACGGATCAACGTGGATCGGCCCCGCGGGTATTTCTGCCGGGGGATAATTATCTTTTACGCCCTGCTCGACGATCTCGACGGCTTTCTTTAAAATAGCATTTTTTTGTCTATGGGCGCCGGGGCGCATTTTCTCCATCACCGCCGGATTTAGATCGTAATATTTTCTCCTGGCTGCCAAATCTTTCTTGAATTTATGGCTTCGTTTATGGAACTCCCCGAAAAATTCGCCGAGTTG encodes:
- a CDS encoding MscL family protein, with amino-acid sequence MKGFLNFIREQGVVGLAVGFILGGAISKVVTALVSDIINPLIGLALGSAKGLDAAAINLGSAKILYGDLIGVCIDFIVIALVVYFGVKLIGLDKLDKKKEPPAPQQ
- a CDS encoding phosphotransferase, which codes for MIKYYTPREYQMIADRYGLGKINRISYLYLGYGGSAKVAVVTPLGKFVISKNIIASGKGIVGKSKEGLQYEIDMLKTVEGMPVPSFLRSKRKTFIEKFRGGLVTVYRFLPGKPPRKITPAMAYQLGEFFGEFHKRSHKFKKDLAARRKYYDLNPAVMEKMRPGAHRQKNAILKKAVEIVEQGVKDNYPPAEIPAGPIHVDPYSRNELFQGNKLSGIIDFGNFYLGPLMIDVGKIIMWNCCPGKKLDKRLLKKFIGGYKRKRKFSGRESAYLKKAILYAIYSHIWVDLYHVPIKYVPESYALFLVKNFLPVARQIERSGADL